A single genomic interval of Littorina saxatilis isolate snail1 linkage group LG17, US_GU_Lsax_2.0, whole genome shotgun sequence harbors:
- the LOC138952083 gene encoding G patch domain-containing protein 11-like, with the protein MSQASDEEEDYMSDAFLLKCEDKRPGLVHSSRTAKEIEREKKQLEFNQKHKLKPKKVLEQEKRTEGLSTAISTDNKGFSLMQKMGYKPGMVLGKRGSGRAEPVPIEVKTGRGGLGKAADTKRKVEERQAMRTSMAVKRQRWEVKQKESFVQHMSHRFASKTVEKDLHTSQKACYQLDSESGHTAPVEAFHWPPNWKTLTEGRREEEEDEEDAAEQDLEEEEEDEGETLSDEEKLEMVTQYLRTTYHFCIWCGTKYDDSDDLQSNCPGDTADAHD; encoded by the exons ATGTCTCAAGCTAGTGACGAGGAAGAGGATTATATGTCGGATGCCTTCTTGTTGAAGtg TGAGGACAAAAGACCAGGATTGGTGCATTCATCACGGACAGCAAAAGAGATTGAGCGAGAAAAGAAACAACTGGAATTCAACCAGAAACACAAGTTGAAGCCCAAGAAAGTGCTGGAGCAAGAAAAACGGACAGAAGGTTTATCAACTGCCATTTCTACCGACAACAAAGGCTTCTCGCTCATGCAAAAAATGGGATACAAGCCTGGTATGGTGCTTGGAAAAAGGG GTTCAGGCCGGGCAGAGCCAGTGCCCATTGAGGTGAAGACTGGCCGGGGAGGATTGGGGAAAGCGGCCGATACAAAGAGGAAGGTGGAGGAGAGGCAGGCAATGAGAACCAGCATGGCAGTCAAACGTCAGCGCTGGGAAGTCAAACAGAAGGAATCGTTCGTGCAACATATGAGTCATCGCTTTGCCAGCAAAACTGTGGAGAAGGATTTACATACCAGTCAGAAAGCTTGCTACCAGCTAGACTCTGAAAGT GGTCATACGGCCCCAGTGGAGGCTTTTCATTGGCCACCCAACTGGAAGACGCTGACtgaaggaaggagggaggaagaggaggatgaggaAGATGCAGCTGAACAAGATctggaggaagaggaagaagatgagGGGGAAACACTATCT GATGAAGAGAAACTAGAGATGGTCACTCAGTACCTCAGAACAACATATCACTTCTGTATCTGGTGTGGTACCAAGTATGACG ATTCTGATGATCTACAAAGCAATTGCCCAGGGGACACAGCTGATGCTCATGACTGA